A genomic segment from Cyanobium sp. NIES-981 encodes:
- the egtD gene encoding L-histidine N(alpha)-methyltransferase, protein MTALPSTTARLIDLHPEPADMVRLVTAGMEQRPRQLPAWLLYDAEGSRLFEAICAQPEYSLTRVETALLEARAADLAAALGAGVLVEFGAGNARKVGPLLEALQPPAYVPLDISADHLQSACEALQARHPTVPVLGICCDYSALEKLPPHPLLDGERLLGFYPGSSLGNFSPAQARHLLSQFRRLLGPGSALLIGIDQPKAPGRLEAAYNDAAGVSAAFARNLLVRLNRDLGGTFAPEAFRYQARWEAEPSRIAMALVSRRDQEVQLAGRRWRFRAGEELITEYSVKYSPEAFAGLAAASGWRAVRRWSDPADDLSLHLLVPAPSLQTGAQAADSECTAPEQRPEQRED, encoded by the coding sequence GTGACAGCCCTTCCCTCCACCACGGCCCGCCTGATCGATCTGCACCCCGAGCCGGCCGACATGGTGCGGCTGGTCACGGCAGGGATGGAGCAACGGCCGCGCCAGCTGCCGGCCTGGCTGCTGTATGACGCCGAGGGCTCGAGGCTGTTCGAGGCGATCTGCGCCCAGCCGGAATACAGCCTCACCCGGGTGGAAACAGCCCTGCTGGAGGCACGGGCGGCCGATCTGGCCGCCGCCCTGGGCGCGGGCGTGCTGGTGGAGTTCGGCGCCGGCAACGCCCGCAAGGTCGGTCCGCTGCTGGAGGCCCTGCAGCCCCCGGCCTATGTGCCCCTGGACATCAGCGCCGACCATCTGCAATCCGCCTGCGAGGCCCTGCAGGCCCGCCATCCGACCGTTCCGGTGCTGGGCATCTGCTGCGACTACAGCGCTCTGGAGAAGCTGCCGCCCCACCCGCTGCTGGATGGTGAGCGGCTGCTGGGGTTCTACCCGGGCAGCTCCCTGGGCAACTTCAGCCCGGCGCAGGCGCGGCACCTGCTGTCGCAGTTCCGCCGCTTGCTGGGCCCCGGCAGCGCCCTGCTGATCGGCATCGACCAGCCCAAGGCCCCCGGGCGGCTCGAAGCCGCCTACAACGACGCGGCCGGTGTGTCGGCCGCCTTCGCCCGCAACCTGCTGGTGCGGCTCAACCGCGACCTGGGCGGCACCTTCGCGCCGGAGGCCTTTCGCTATCAGGCCCGCTGGGAGGCCGAGCCCAGCCGGATCGCCATGGCCCTGGTGAGCCGGCGCGACCAGGAGGTGCAGCTGGCCGGCAGGCGCTGGCGTTTCCGGGCCGGCGAGGAGCTGATCACGGAGTACAGCGTGAAGTACAGCCCCGAGGCCTTCGCCGGCCTGGCGGCCGCCTCGGGCTGGCGAGCGGTCCGCCGCTGGAGTGATCCGGCCGACGACCTCAGCCTCCACCTGCTGGTGCCGGCCCCATCCCTGCAGACCGGCGCCCAGGCAGCAGACTCGGAGTGCACAGCGCCGGAACAGCGGCCGGAACAGCGGGAGGATTGA
- a CDS encoding hercynine metabolism small protein, which produces MGREEQRAAMRQVREGLIHELEQLYRNAFDRIGDQDLGEGAIARLTQLLLRSREAAITPLQEEIEAPLITRAAGEAHPGSGSP; this is translated from the coding sequence ATGGGTCGGGAGGAGCAACGGGCGGCGATGCGGCAGGTGCGTGAAGGCCTGATCCACGAACTGGAGCAGCTGTACCGCAACGCCTTCGACCGCATCGGCGACCAGGACCTCGGCGAGGGCGCCATCGCCCGCCTCACCCAGCTGCTGCTGCGTTCCCGCGAAGCGGCGATCACCCCGCTGCAGGAGGAGATCGAGGCTCCCCTGATCACCCGCGCTGCCGGGGAGGCTCACCCCGGATCCGGCAGCCCATGA
- a CDS encoding hercynine metabolism protein, with translation MSWLDELETKLEQELERFLAANPDQEALLQDQEDRDHRRELLSQRRSLQNQAERQRHGLLQLAGEIRQWQERCRKARAAGATDLADRAEAHLEALMQQGRRRWQELADLGVRFAEVEQAITALAARQAEARRSSQGVDLEREWAAFEAEQELERLRRRQG, from the coding sequence ATGAGCTGGCTCGACGAGCTGGAGACGAAGCTGGAGCAGGAACTGGAGCGCTTCCTGGCCGCCAATCCCGACCAGGAGGCCCTGCTCCAGGACCAGGAGGACCGCGATCACCGCCGCGAGCTGCTCAGCCAGCGCCGTTCCCTGCAGAACCAGGCCGAGCGCCAGCGGCATGGACTGCTGCAGCTGGCCGGCGAGATCCGCCAGTGGCAGGAACGCTGCCGCAAGGCCCGGGCCGCCGGAGCCACGGACCTGGCGGATCGGGCCGAGGCCCATCTGGAGGCCTTGATGCAGCAGGGCCGCCGGCGCTGGCAGGAGCTGGCGGACCTGGGCGTGCGCTTCGCCGAGGTGGAGCAGGCGATCACGGCCCTGGCGGCCCGCCAGGCCGAAGCCCGCCGCTCCAGCCAGGGCGTGGACCTGGAACGCGAATGGGCAGCCTTTGAGGCCGAGCAGGAGCTGGAGCGGCTGCGGCGCCGCCAGGGCTGA
- a CDS encoding YdcF family protein yields the protein MGFLLSKLLPLGLYPLGLGLLLLLAREAGGRRRWARLLGWGGLGLIWLFAMPITSRQLIWGLEERSAALRPASLPAADAVVVLGGGLRPALPPRRSVEVGEAGDRLLTGVRLIRQRKAPLLVTSGGRVHFTAGEPPPPEAQWARDLAVELGVAPERILLNRESRTTAEEARDLGELARSRRWRRVLLVTSASHMPRALASFRRRSGVEVVAVPTDFQLPARSRYGNPTPASLLLSLMPDAEALYLSSVMLKEHLGLLVYRLRGWS from the coding sequence GTGGGATTTCTGCTCTCGAAGCTGCTGCCCCTGGGGCTCTACCCCCTCGGGCTGGGCCTGCTGCTGCTGCTGGCCCGCGAAGCCGGCGGCCGGCGCCGCTGGGCCCGGCTGCTGGGCTGGGGCGGGCTGGGCCTGATCTGGCTGTTCGCGATGCCGATCACCAGCCGCCAGCTGATCTGGGGGCTGGAGGAGCGGAGTGCCGCACTGAGGCCGGCCTCCCTGCCGGCCGCGGATGCGGTGGTGGTGCTCGGCGGCGGCCTGCGTCCCGCCCTGCCCCCGCGCCGCAGTGTGGAAGTGGGGGAAGCCGGCGACCGGCTGCTCACCGGCGTACGGCTGATTCGCCAGCGGAAGGCTCCCCTGCTGGTCACCAGCGGCGGCCGGGTGCACTTCACCGCCGGGGAACCGCCGCCCCCCGAAGCCCAGTGGGCCCGGGATCTGGCCGTGGAGCTCGGCGTCGCCCCGGAGCGGATCCTGCTGAACAGGGAATCCCGCACCACCGCCGAGGAAGCGCGCGACCTCGGCGAACTGGCGCGAAGCCGCCGCTGGAGGCGGGTCCTGCTGGTGACCAGCGCCTCCCACATGCCCCGGGCCCTGGCCAGCTTCCGGCGCCGCAGCGGGGTGGAGGTGGTGGCTGTGCCCACGGACTTCCAGCTGCCGGCACGGAGCCGCTACGGCAACCCGACCCCGGCAAGCCTGCTGCTCAGCCTGATGCCCGACGCGGAAGCGCTCTATCTGAGCAGCGTGATGCTCAAGGAGCACCTCGGACTGCTGGTGTACCGCCTACGGGGCTGGAGCTGA
- the lysS gene encoding lysine--tRNA ligase, translating to MSELRQTRLEKARTLASLGQGPYALRFAPSHSTAELQQAHADLPKGEERDVVVAVAGRVMTRRVMGKLAFFTLADESGPIQLYLEKATLEAAAPDAPPPGAFGQITTLVDAGDLIGVEGSLRRTDRGELSVKVKGWTMLSKSLQPLPDKWHGLADVEKRYRQRYLDMIVSPHTRETFRRRALAVSAMRRWLDERGFLEIETPVLQSQPGGADARPFETHHNALDLPLTLRIATELHLKRLVVGGFERVYELGRIFRNEGVSTRHNPEFTSVEIYQAYADYTDMMELTEQLLAHVCQQVCGTTAITYQGTAIELAPPWRRATMHALVQQATGLDFTTFSTRAEAAAAMEACGLAVPELADSVGRLLVEAFEQKVEDTLIQPTFVLDYPVENSPLARAHRSKPGLVERFELFIVGRETANAFSELIDPLDQRRRLEAQQARKAAGDLEAQGVDEDFLQALEVGMPPTGGLGIGIDRLVMLLTDSASIRDVIAFPLLKPEQPEQGG from the coding sequence GTGTCGGAGCTGCGCCAGACCCGCCTGGAGAAAGCCCGGACCCTCGCCAGCCTGGGCCAGGGGCCCTATGCCCTGCGGTTCGCTCCCAGCCACAGCACCGCGGAGCTGCAGCAGGCCCATGCCGACCTGCCCAAAGGCGAGGAGAGGGATGTGGTGGTGGCCGTGGCCGGCCGGGTGATGACCCGCCGGGTGATGGGCAAGCTGGCCTTCTTCACCCTGGCCGATGAGAGCGGCCCGATCCAGCTCTATCTGGAGAAGGCCACGCTGGAGGCGGCAGCGCCCGATGCGCCGCCGCCTGGGGCCTTCGGCCAGATCACCACCCTGGTGGATGCCGGAGACCTGATCGGCGTGGAGGGCAGCCTGCGCCGCACCGACCGGGGCGAACTCTCGGTGAAGGTGAAGGGCTGGACGATGCTGAGCAAGAGCCTGCAGCCCCTGCCGGACAAGTGGCACGGCCTGGCCGACGTGGAGAAGCGCTACCGGCAGCGCTACCTCGACATGATCGTGTCGCCCCACACCCGCGAGACCTTCCGCCGCCGGGCCCTGGCGGTGAGCGCCATGCGCCGCTGGCTCGACGAGCGCGGCTTTCTGGAGATCGAGACGCCGGTGCTGCAGAGCCAGCCCGGGGGCGCCGATGCCCGGCCGTTCGAGACCCATCACAACGCCCTCGATCTGCCCCTCACCCTGCGCATCGCCACCGAACTGCACCTCAAGCGGCTGGTGGTGGGTGGTTTCGAGCGGGTGTACGAGCTGGGTCGCATCTTCCGCAACGAGGGGGTGAGCACCCGCCACAACCCCGAGTTCACCTCGGTGGAGATCTACCAGGCCTATGCCGACTACACCGACATGATGGAGCTCACCGAGCAGCTGCTCGCCCATGTGTGCCAGCAGGTGTGCGGCACCACCGCCATCACCTACCAGGGCACCGCCATCGAGCTGGCCCCCCCCTGGCGGCGCGCCACGATGCACGCGCTGGTGCAGCAGGCCACCGGGCTCGACTTCACCACCTTCTCCACGCGGGCGGAGGCTGCCGCCGCCATGGAGGCCTGCGGGCTGGCGGTGCCGGAGCTGGCCGATTCCGTGGGCCGGCTGCTGGTGGAGGCCTTCGAGCAGAAGGTGGAGGACACCCTGATCCAACCCACCTTCGTGCTCGACTACCCGGTGGAGAATTCGCCGCTGGCGCGGGCCCACCGCAGCAAGCCCGGTCTGGTGGAGCGCTTCGAGCTCTTCATCGTGGGCCGGGAAACCGCCAACGCCTTCAGCGAGCTGATCGATCCGCTGGATCAGCGCCGGAGGCTGGAGGCCCAGCAGGCGCGCAAGGCCGCCGGCGACCTCGAGGCCCAGGGCGTGGACGAGGACTTCCTCCAGGCGCTGGAGGTGGGTATGCCCCCCACCGGTGGCCTCGGCATCGGCATCGACCGGCTGGTGATGCTGCTCACCGACAGCGCCTCGATCCGCGATGTGATCGCCTTCCCGCTCCTGAAGCCGGAACAGCCCGAGCAGGGCGGCTAG
- the rpaB gene encoding response regulator transcription factor RpaB yields MSTTPAEPKATLLVVDDEAAVRRVLVMRLQLAGYRVICAEDGEEALTLFHQEQPDLVVLDVMLPKLDGFAVCRRLRAESCVPIIFLSALDAIAERVSGLDLGADDYLPKPFSPKELEARIATILRRVGRGSASAEPREQPSGTGVLRLGDLVVDTNRRQVTRDGERIALTYTEFSLLELLFREPGRVVPRAEILEQLWGYPPRRAADLRVVDVYVARLRGKLEPDPRNPELILTVRGTGYASQRVGDAGLTAAG; encoded by the coding sequence ATGTCGACCACGCCCGCAGAGCCCAAGGCCACGCTCCTTGTCGTGGATGACGAAGCCGCCGTCAGGCGTGTGCTGGTCATGCGGCTGCAGCTGGCTGGTTACCGGGTCATCTGCGCCGAAGATGGCGAGGAGGCCCTCACCCTCTTCCACCAGGAACAGCCCGACCTGGTGGTGCTGGACGTGATGCTGCCCAAGCTGGACGGCTTCGCCGTCTGCCGCCGGCTGCGGGCCGAATCGTGCGTGCCGATCATCTTCCTCTCGGCCCTCGATGCCATCGCCGAGCGGGTGTCGGGGCTCGATCTCGGCGCCGACGACTACCTCCCCAAGCCCTTCAGCCCCAAGGAGCTCGAGGCGCGCATCGCCACGATCCTGCGCCGTGTGGGCCGCGGCTCCGCCTCCGCCGAGCCCCGGGAGCAGCCATCCGGCACCGGTGTGCTGCGGCTGGGGGATCTGGTGGTGGACACCAACCGGCGTCAGGTGACCCGCGATGGCGAGCGCATCGCCCTCACCTACACCGAGTTCAGCCTGCTGGAGCTGCTGTTCCGCGAGCCGGGCCGGGTGGTGCCCCGCGCCGAGATCCTCGAGCAGCTCTGGGGCTATCCGCCCCGCCGCGCGGCTGATCTGCGGGTGGTGGATGTGTACGTGGCCCGTCTGCGCGGCAAGCTGGAGCCCGATCCGCGCAATCCCGAGCTGATCCTCACCGTGCGGGGCACGGGCTACGCCTCCCAGCGGGTGGGCGATGCCGGCCTCACGGCCGCCGGCTGA
- a CDS encoding sugar ABC transporter substrate-binding protein — MKRRQLLQGLALAGASAGLSGALAACGGSRSNGDGRRELNVWTLDLAPKFNDYLNGVIQAWEQRNPGVRVRWTDVPWASVERKLLAAVFARTAPDLVNLNPPFAANLASKGGLLDLTPVLPAGAAELYLPRIWQAGRQGGDQFAIPWYLTARITMANRGLLQQAGYAAPPARWRDVPAYAEAVRRRTGRYALFTTVVPDDSAELLESMVQMGVRLLDDRQRAAFDTPAGRRAFAFWSDLYRRGLLPREVVSQGYRRAIELYQSGDLAQVSTGPDFLRNLQTNAPGVAARTAPYPPLTGADGAANVAVMNLVVPRQSAMAAEAVSFGLYLTDAANQYRFAEQARVLPSATGALERLQASLRDPGPLDPPQRLVEQARLLSATTLERAQVLVPAIPGIKRLQAILYTQLQRAMLGQLDSDVALRTARQEWDRYATARWP, encoded by the coding sequence ATGAAGCGCCGCCAGCTGCTGCAGGGGCTCGCTCTGGCCGGGGCCTCCGCCGGCCTCAGCGGTGCGCTGGCGGCCTGCGGGGGTTCGCGTTCCAACGGCGACGGGCGACGGGAACTCAACGTGTGGACCCTCGATCTGGCCCCCAAGTTCAACGACTACCTCAACGGGGTGATTCAGGCGTGGGAGCAGCGGAACCCCGGGGTGCGGGTGCGCTGGACCGATGTGCCCTGGGCCTCGGTGGAACGCAAGCTCCTGGCTGCCGTGTTCGCCCGCACCGCCCCGGATCTGGTGAATCTGAATCCCCCCTTCGCGGCCAATCTGGCCAGCAAGGGGGGGCTGCTCGACCTCACCCCGGTGCTGCCGGCCGGCGCCGCGGAGCTCTACCTGCCGCGCATCTGGCAGGCGGGGCGGCAGGGCGGCGATCAGTTCGCCATCCCCTGGTACCTCACGGCCCGGATCACGATGGCCAACCGCGGCCTGCTGCAGCAGGCGGGGTACGCCGCCCCACCGGCCCGCTGGCGGGATGTGCCGGCCTACGCCGAGGCGGTGCGGCGACGGACCGGGCGCTACGCCCTGTTCACCACCGTGGTGCCCGACGACTCGGCCGAGCTGCTGGAGTCGATGGTGCAGATGGGCGTGCGTCTGCTCGACGACCGCCAGCGGGCCGCCTTCGACACCCCGGCCGGCCGGCGCGCCTTCGCCTTCTGGAGCGATCTCTACCGCCGTGGCCTGCTGCCCCGGGAGGTGGTGAGCCAGGGGTACCGCCGGGCGATCGAGCTCTACCAGTCCGGCGATCTGGCCCAGGTGTCCACCGGGCCCGATTTCCTGCGCAACCTCCAGACCAACGCCCCCGGCGTGGCCGCCCGCACCGCCCCCTATCCCCCCCTCACGGGCGCGGACGGTGCCGCCAACGTGGCCGTGATGAACCTGGTGGTGCCCAGGCAGAGCGCCATGGCCGCCGAGGCGGTGAGCTTCGGCCTCTACCTCACCGACGCCGCCAACCAGTACCGCTTCGCCGAGCAGGCGCGGGTGCTGCCCTCGGCCACGGGGGCGCTGGAGCGGCTGCAGGCCAGCCTGCGGGACCCGGGTCCGCTGGATCCGCCCCAGCGGCTGGTGGAGCAGGCCCGCCTGCTCTCGGCCACCACGCTGGAGCGCGCCCAGGTGCTGGTGCCGGCGATTCCGGGCATCAAGCGGCTCCAGGCGATCCTCTACACGCAGCTGCAGCGGGCCATGCTGGGTCAGCTGGACAGCGACGTGGCGCTCCGCACGGCCCGGCAGGAGTGGGACCGCTACGCCACCGCCCGCTGGCCCTGA
- the mreD gene encoding rod shape-determining protein MreD — translation MSVLSRQRWCVATALLVPLLTLASPSLLKLAGVAPSWAVLWLLPWALVDGPSSGALAGLALGLALDAVHAGPVTQIPALVVLGWWWGRLGRKAPPIERSFNLGLLALLGAALQGGTVVLQQRWLGLDGVASLHTLAAQTLITALLAPMLCSLQLLLWRQQAPGLRTDLGGMGRWG, via the coding sequence ATGAGCGTGCTGTCCCGCCAGCGCTGGTGTGTGGCCACGGCTCTTCTGGTGCCGCTGCTCACCCTGGCCTCGCCCAGCCTGCTCAAGCTGGCCGGCGTGGCGCCGAGCTGGGCGGTGCTGTGGCTGTTGCCCTGGGCCCTGGTGGACGGCCCATCGTCCGGGGCTCTGGCCGGCCTGGCCCTGGGGTTGGCCCTCGATGCGGTGCATGCCGGCCCCGTCACCCAGATCCCCGCGCTGGTGGTGCTCGGATGGTGGTGGGGGCGGCTGGGGAGGAAGGCTCCCCCGATCGAACGCAGCTTCAACCTCGGTCTGCTGGCCCTGCTCGGTGCCGCCCTGCAGGGCGGCACGGTGGTGCTGCAGCAGCGCTGGCTGGGGCTGGACGGTGTGGCCTCCCTGCACACCCTGGCCGCCCAGACCCTGATCACCGCCCTGCTGGCACCGATGCTGTGTTCGCTGCAGCTGCTGCTGTGGCGCCAGCAGGCTCCGGGTCTGCGCACCGATCTGGGAGGAATGGGCCGATGGGGATGA
- the mreC gene encoding rod shape-determining protein MreC, protein MQAGRRLRLPSLRLIRVSWPWLLVLLALAGVRLSKGAVLNDLYALLSRPFWPGSAQSEWLKAAQQLDQQTRLSVLEADNRRLREMLELQRSSGQQLSAPVISREAAGWWQQLLIGRGSLQGVAPGDAVVAPGGLIGRVATVTPTTATVTLLTDPSSRVGVWVGRSQRHGLLVGTGTARPLLRFIQKDLNLRPGDVVVTSPASTLVPPNLTVGVVQSVDDDAVPAPEAVVQLSAPVDAVDWVQVRVR, encoded by the coding sequence ATGCAGGCGGGCCGCAGGCTCAGGCTGCCGTCGTTGCGCCTGATCAGGGTGTCATGGCCCTGGCTGCTGGTGCTGCTGGCCCTGGCCGGGGTGCGGCTGAGCAAGGGGGCGGTGCTCAATGATCTCTACGCCCTGCTCAGCCGACCCTTCTGGCCCGGTTCCGCCCAGAGCGAGTGGCTCAAGGCCGCCCAGCAGCTGGATCAGCAGACCCGGCTGTCGGTGCTCGAGGCGGACAACCGACGGCTGCGCGAGATGCTGGAACTCCAGCGCAGCTCGGGACAGCAGCTGAGTGCTCCGGTGATCTCCCGCGAGGCGGCCGGCTGGTGGCAGCAGCTGCTGATCGGCCGCGGTTCCCTCCAGGGTGTGGCGCCCGGGGATGCCGTGGTGGCTCCCGGCGGCCTGATCGGCCGGGTGGCCACGGTCACTCCCACCACGGCCACGGTGACCCTGCTCACGGATCCGTCCAGCCGGGTCGGCGTGTGGGTGGGCCGCTCCCAGCGGCACGGGTTGCTGGTGGGCACGGGCACCGCCCGACCCCTGCTCCGCTTCATTCAGAAGGACCTCAACCTGCGGCCGGGCGATGTGGTGGTGACCTCCCCGGCCAGCACCCTGGTGCCCCCCAACCTCACCGTGGGCGTGGTGCAGAGCGTCGATGACGATGCCGTACCCGCCCCGGAGGCGGTGGTGCAGCTCAGTGCCCCTGTGGATGCCGTGGACTGGGTGCAGGTGAGGGTGCGATGA
- a CDS encoding rod shape-determining protein, with amino-acid sequence MFFRRFQFSRDIGIDLGTANTLMYVSGKGIVLQEPSVVALDLERGVPLAVGDEAKMMLGRTPGNIRAVRPLRDGVIADFDAAEQMIKTFIQKGNEGRGIVAPRLVIGIPSGVTGVERRAVREAGLAGAREVHLIDEPVAAAIGAGLPVTEPVGTMIVDIGGGTTEVAVLSLGGTVLSESVRVAGDELSDSISVYLKKVHNLVVGERTAEDIKIRIGSAFPDDEHDETSMDVRGLHLLSGLPRTINVRAGDIREAMAEPLNVIVEAVKRTLERTPPELAADIVDRGIMLAGGGAMVRGISDLISHETGILTHTAEDPLLCVVMGCGMVLEDYKRLERVLDTPDFVRQAA; translated from the coding sequence GTGTTCTTTCGACGTTTCCAGTTCTCCCGCGACATCGGCATCGACCTGGGAACCGCCAACACCCTGATGTACGTGTCCGGCAAGGGCATCGTGCTGCAGGAACCCTCGGTGGTGGCCCTGGACCTGGAGCGCGGGGTGCCCCTGGCGGTGGGTGATGAGGCCAAGATGATGCTCGGCCGCACCCCCGGCAACATCCGGGCCGTGCGTCCGCTCCGCGACGGCGTGATCGCCGATTTCGACGCCGCCGAGCAGATGATCAAGACCTTCATCCAGAAGGGGAATGAGGGCCGCGGCATCGTGGCCCCGCGGCTGGTGATCGGCATCCCCAGCGGCGTCACCGGTGTGGAGCGCCGCGCCGTGCGCGAGGCCGGCCTGGCCGGCGCCCGGGAGGTGCACCTGATCGATGAGCCCGTGGCGGCGGCGATCGGCGCCGGCCTTCCCGTCACCGAGCCGGTGGGCACCATGATCGTGGACATCGGCGGCGGCACCACCGAGGTGGCGGTGCTCAGCCTGGGCGGCACGGTGCTGAGCGAATCGGTGCGGGTGGCGGGCGATGAGCTGAGCGATTCCATCAGTGTGTACCTCAAGAAGGTGCACAACCTGGTGGTGGGTGAGCGCACGGCCGAGGACATCAAGATCCGGATCGGCTCCGCCTTCCCCGACGACGAGCACGACGAGACCTCCATGGACGTGAGGGGTCTGCACCTGCTGTCCGGTCTGCCCCGCACGATCAACGTGCGCGCCGGCGACATCCGCGAGGCCATGGCCGAGCCGCTCAACGTGATCGTGGAGGCCGTGAAGCGCACCCTGGAGCGCACCCCGCCCGAGCTGGCCGCCGACATCGTGGATCGGGGCATCATGCTGGCCGGCGGCGGCGCCATGGTGCGCGGCATCAGTGATCTGATCAGCCACGAGACCGGCATCCTCACCCACACGGCGGAGGACCCCCTCCTCTGCGTCGTGATGGGCTGCGGCATGGTCCTCGAGGACTACAAGCGGCTCGAGCGCGTGCTCGACACCCCTGACTTCGTGCGCCAGGCGGCCTGA